The DNA window ATGGGAATGTGTTCACCCCGATCAGTTGCGGATTCAGCCACCAGGTATACTCCTCGTCCCCCTTCACAGCGCTGAACGCGTCCGGGTACATCCCCAGATGAGGCCCGTAAGTCATCTGCTGCTGCATGCCGTTCCGCACGAGCCCCTCGGCCAGGTGCCGCCAGTCCGCCGGGCCGTCGCTCGGGCGATAACGAGCGAGCCGAAGCAGCGCATCGGCATAGACCAGTCCGTTCCACTGGACGATCACGCCGAACCACGGCTGCACATCGTGAAAGGTCACGCCGAAGACCGGGATGGTGCCGTAGCGCATGATCGGGCGGTAATACCCGCTCCAGAGATAGGTGAACGGCAGCCCGGTCCACGCCCACCGATTGGCGGCCTCCAGATACGACGCCTCCCCCGTCAGATCGTACATGCCCAGGTTCAGGTGGATGAGGTAGGGCGCGGCCAACACGTCCGGCACATGGAGGTGCAGCTCCCAGGCCTGCGCCCCCTCCGGGCGGGTCCGGGCGTTGCACCAGTCCGCCGCATGACGTACGGCCGCCACGGCCTCGGGATCACCGGTGCACAGCGCATAGCGCAGGACCGCGCTCGCCTGGCTGGCCGTGAAGCCGGTGGCGCTGTCCCCCGGCTTTCCCATCACCGCCAGCCGCTCAGGCGTCTTGAAGTCGGCCACAGCGTGAACCGCGTCCGGCTTCCAGGGCCAGCTCCCATCGGGCTGCTGCTCCGCCATCGCCTGGTTAGCCTCCGTCGCCAGCGCATCAAGCGCTTCCACGACATGGCCGTACACCAGCGCCAGGTCCAGATGCGGCGCGGCGCCCCGATCCGCCTGCGAGCGCGCCCTCGCGACGGCTCGTCGCACCTGATCCCGAGCTCGGGCGCGCAACACGGGGTCGCCATCGGGCCAGCGGCCGTATCGCCAGAGCAGGTTGGCCACATGCGCCTCGTAGCGGGGCCCCCAGGGGTCGGCGAGCGTGTGATGCCACCCTTCCGCCCCCTCGTCCCAAGCGACGTCCAGGAAGGAGCGGACGCACAAATCGACGTTCTCCCGATAATCATGCCCAGGATCGGGCAACGGCGGCAGCCCATACGCCTCCAGCCAGGCACGCAAGACGGCCAGAACGCCTCCACTCGGGGCCACCACAAATCGAGCGGTGAGCGTCCACGGCCGGCCGGGCTGGATATCGCAGGGCGCATGCGCCTCGGTCTCCCCCTCACGCAGCCAGCGGGGCTCGACCGCCGGGGCGAACAGGGCCATCCAGTGATTCTCGGCCCCCGGCTGCAGGCGGTTTGGGGAGGAGAAGAGTGCCGCCGGAAGGCGCCAGGCGCTGTTCCAATCCTGATTGGGATCCCACAGCAAGCCCACCGCCCGCCCCTCGTGGCTGACGGCCATCAGCGGCACGGTGATCTTGTACGGATGCGGCACCGTGCGATTGGCGTACTTCTCCGCGGCAAAGCGGGTGTCCGAGGACGGCTCATCGCCCAGCAGGTACTCCAGGCCAGGAAACAGGGCCTCGTCCTTGGCGGCGCCAAAGCTCCCCTCGCCCGCCAGAAGGCTGGGGCCCATCCATCGCAACAGCCGGCGGGGTGCGCTCACCTCCAATCGATATTCGGCCAGCACCTGACCCGGGTGATCCCCAAGGGAGAAGCGGGCCGCCCAATGCCATTCCACGCCATCGCCGTCCTCCAGGCGGCCATTCAGCTCCAGGGAACGCTCCCCGGCGCCAAGGACGGCTCCGACGATCTCCACCTCCCGCCGCTCGCCCTGGCCATCCAGGTAGATCAGATGACAGAGGGGGCTCACGACGGCCATCCGATGCCACGTGTCCCCCTCATACACCTCCAGGGTCAATCCCGTCACCTGCTCCCCACGCATCTGACACGCCAGGCGGAGCCGGTCCGTCGCCAGCACGGGCGCAGCGTTGCTCATGCCTGCCTCCTCCCGGTCAAGCGGTGGGGGTTCAGCACGCTGAACCTCTACCCGCTAAACCGTTCACTCCTCCTAAGCTGGTGGAGTTCCTACGCTCGACCGGCGACAGCGTGGGAGCTGTCGCCGCTTGCTTCCACTCGGGTAAGGCGATTCATGAATCGCCCTACCTACCCACTCATGCCGGCTATGCCTTGATCGCGCCGCTGGTGATGCCCCGGATGTAGTAGCGCATACCGAAGACGAACAGGACCACCAGCGGGATGGTGGCGATGGTGTATGCCGCCATGCGGGGCCCCCAATCCGTGATCCCGTACTGGGACGTGAACTGCGTCAACCCCACGGAGACCACCTGCACCTGCGGGCTGGTGATGGTCACCAGCGGCCAGATGAAGTCGTTGTACGTCCCCACCAGGTGCATGATGCCCAGGGTCACGATGATCGGCCAGGATAGCGGCAGCGCCACCCGCCAGTAGAGATCGAACTCAGATGCACCATCGATGCGCCCGGCGTCAAACAGCTCCTGGGGCAGCGTGGCGAAGAAGCTACGACAGAGCAGGATGCCGAACACCTGACCGCCGGACGTCCACGGCAGGATCAGGGCCCAGCGCGTGTCCACCAGCCCTAGCTGACGCACCAGCACAAAGGCCGGGATCAGCGTCAACACGCCCGGGATCATCAGCAAGGCCAGGATGATCAGATAAATGGATTCCTTAAAGGGGAACCGGTGGCGGGCGAAGACGTAGCCGCTGAGCGAAGCCAGCATGACCACCGCCGCCACGGAGGTCAGCGACGAGACGAGGGTGTTGACGATGTAACGCCACATCACCGTCATCCCCTCCACATAATTCCGCCAGCGCACCGGGTTCGGCAACGACCAGAAGCGGCCGTAGATCTGGCCATTGTCCTTCAGGGAGAAGGTGATCATCAGAGCGATGGGCACCAGCGTCAGAAACAGCAGGAACAACAGGAGGGCGACGATGATCACCTGCCCGATCGTCTCCCGTCGATGGGCGCCCGCACGGGCGTGCACCAGCCGAGGGCCCCGCCTCTCCAGAACAGCCTCAGAAAGCTCCGCCATCTACACATCCTCCCCACGCATCCTACGCCTGATACTCCACAGCCGACTGGACATATCGCATGTTGATGATCGTCCCACCCAGGATCACCACGAACAGAACGGCCCCGATGGCCGAGGCCAGGCCGAAATTGTTGAACCGCACGGCCTGATAGTAAAGCTCCAGCGCCGGCGTGTAGGTCACGTTCCCCGGCCCGCCGCCGGTGGTGAGAAAGATCAACTGGAACTCCTGGATGCCACCGATGAACCCCAGGATGAGCAGCAACTTGATCTGGCTCATCAGCAACGGCAGATCCAGCCGCCAGAATCGGGTCCAGGTCGACGCTCCGTCCACCTTCACCGCATCGAAAAGCTCCTGCGGGATGGAGATGAGGCCTCCGTAGAAGATGAGCAGGGCGAACGGGCTCACCCATGGGAAGCCGATGGCGATGATCGACCACAGGGCCACCTTCTCGTCGCCTAACCACACCCGGGTCAACTGTTCCAACCCCAACGCCCGCAGGGTCTGATTCAACAGGCCGATGTTCGGATCGTAGATGTTCACCCAAAGCAGGATGCCCACCACGCCGGGCACTACCAGCGGGATCACGAAGAGGGAGCGAAGGCCGTACTGGACGGTCTTGTTGCGAAGGTGGAAGATCAACTCGGCCACCAACAACGGCACGGTGAAGGTCTTGATATACCCGGTGATCACCAGGATGACGGCGTTCTTGATGCCGACCCAAAAGTATTGATCGTTCAGAAGAAAGCGAAACTGCTGCAACCCCACCCAGCGCGTCTCCACGCCCGGCTTCCACACGGTAAAGGCGTGGTAGAGCCCGGAGAAGGCGGGGTAGTAGTTGAAGACGAGCAGCAAGGCGATCGTGGGCAACAGGAACAGGTAGGACACCCGACTGCGCCACATCTCCGCAGCCAGATGCCGCCCCGGCGCCGCCTTCACCTCCCAGAAAGTACGCCCAGAGGGCGTGACGCGTATCCAGACGATGAGCCCGACGAGAAGGCCCAGCAGGATCAGCGGTATGCCGACCCGAACCCCGGTCAGCAACCGCTGCCGGGCCACAAACCGCGCCCTCGCCGTGGCCATGTCCTGGAACACCGCCCGGCCGGCCCGCATCCCCGCCATGAAGTAACGGCCATCCGGCGACACGGCCACCGACTCCACGGCGGAGCCCATGTCGTGCGTCTGCTGGACGGAGCCATCCTCGCCGTTCAGCACATACAGCCGGCCCTCCCGGGTGCCCACCAGGATCAGGCCGCCGTCATCGGTGATCGCGATGGCGTTCACCCGGTCCGAGAGCTGAGTCTGCCACAGCACATCCGCCGTGGCCCCGTTCAGCAGCGTCACGGCGCCGTCCTGCGTGCCCGCCACGACCAACGCGCCGCTCCGGACGGCGGCCACGCCCTTCACCGCGTCGGCCAGCTGGGCACGCCACAGCTCAACGCCATCGGAGCTGAACAGATGCACCTGCGAGTCGCGAGTGCCCGCCAGAACGCGAACGGTGCCCGTCCCGTAGATCGCCACCGTGTCGGCGATGTTGGGCAACGCGTACTGCCACAACAGCTCGCCGGTCGTCCGATCGAACGCGTACACGTTGCGATCCTCCGCCACGGCGGCCACCAACGAGCCATCACGGGCGATGGCCACGTCCAGGAAGATAAAGGCGCCCCGGTACTGCCAGACGGGCTGCCCCTGCGCGTCCAGTAGATAGACCCGACGATCCTCCGAGGCCACCGCCGTCCAGGCGCCGTCCCCGGAGACCGCCACTCCCCATACCGTCCCCTTCGGGTGGAATTTCCACAACTGTTTCCCCGCCGAATCAAAGGCGACCACCTGGTTATTGCGGCTCCCCACGACCTGCACGCTTCCATCGGCGGACAACGCCACGCCATACACCACATCCCCGACCTCCGTCTCCCAGGAGGCCGGCTGAGCCCACACAGGCGTCGTCCCCCATATCAGGCCAGGGAAGCACGCGGCGGACAGGATCAGGAGCAGGAAGAACAGACGTCCGATCACTCGCATATCACGCCTCGCAAGTTGAAAAACCGGGCGAGGCGGTCATGCACCGCCCCGCCCGAGCAAGGGCCTCAACCCAGCGCCATCCTTAGAAGTTCGCCGGCTTCTTGCTGGGATCCTGCAGATCCTCCGGCGTAAGCCGCAGATGCTCCAGGATACCATCGTAATGCTTGTCGATGGAGGCCTGGTACTTATCCAGGAACTCATCCAGCGTGATCTTGTCGGTGAAGAACTGCTGCGCCAGGTCCACCCACTCCCGCACCGTGGGCTGATAGTCGGCCACACCACGTGACCGATACGTCCCGGCCGTGTCCTTCTCCGTGTTCCCGATCAGCCGCAGGTTGGCGAAGCGATCCTCCAGCTCCGGCGGCAGCTTGACGTTCTTCACCACCGGCGGGCCGGCGATGCCACCATGGGGGTTGTTGGGATCCAGCCGATTCTGCAGGTAGATCCCATACCCTTCCGGGCTGGTCACGAACATCAGGAAGTCCACCTCGAGATCATTCTGCTGCTGGTCCTTCTTGGGGACGCTCCAGAAGCCGATGTTGACCTCGATGGTGCGGGCAGGGGCGTCCACTTCCGGTCCTTCCATGGTGGGGTTGTTGAAGGAGCCGATCTCGAAGACGGTGGCGGCCAGATCCTCCGCAGAGGGCGTCGGCGTGGGGGCGCCTTCCTCCGCCGCCGAGTAGCTGTAGGTCCCCTCGGCCAGACTGCGGATGTCCTTCTCAAAGCTGCTCAGCAGCCAGGCGCCGTCCAGCCGGATGGCAGCCTTCTGGGTCAGGAAGAGCGGATAGGCGTCCGTCGTGCCGATCCACCCGGGCGGCGTGCAGCGGTCGGCGAACTGCTTGAAGTTCTCGTACTGCGCCCGCCACTTGGGACCGTTGACCCGCTGCTGGTGATCCCGCAGAGCGATCATCTTGCGGACGATGTTGAAGGTGATGCGGGTGGCGTCATCGTTGTGCGGATCCGTGGGATCGTACACCCACTTGTCATCGATGCCCTCGCGGAAGCACCAGTCGCCAGGCTGGCAACGCACCAGCTCCGCCTCGTCACGTGTGAACTGGTCGGCGTACATGCGGGCCATCCAGCCGAAGCGCATCTCCCAGAAGGAGCGGAAATCGCCCTCGATGGCCACCGGGATGTACCCGGCCTCTCGCAGCTTGTCGCACCAACCCAGGAACTGGTCCCAGGTGGGCTGGTTGCGCGGCGTCTTGTGGACGGCTTCGACCTCTTCCAGGATGCCGGCCTTGCGGAAGGCTTCCTTGTTATAGAACCAGAGGACCTGGACGGTCTCCAGGTTCAGCATGTACGTCTCACCCGTGACCGGATCACGCATATTGGCCAGGGCGCCCGCGTCGAAGTCCTCGCGCCACGGCTTGCCCGTGTATGGGGAGATCTTGTCGAGATAGGCGGAGAAGTCGAGGAATTTCTTGGCATTGACCAAGTCGGCCACCACGTTGCCGTTCACCAGGGAGGCCTTGGGGGTGCCGCCGGCGAACTGGGTGCGAATCCACTCCTGATACCCCTCGCCCGGCTTCAGCTCGACCTTGCAGTCCACATTGGGATGAATCTGCTCATAGGCCTCGCAGAGGGCCTCCCAGGTCTGGGTATCATTCCCCTGGAAGGACACCACGATCTCTCCCTCGAGCTCCGGGACGGGGGTGGGGGTCACCTGGATCTCAACGACCTCTTCCTTTTCGGCCTTCTTGACCACCTCTGCCGGCTTCTCGGCTGGCTTCGCCGGGGCGGGAGCGGCCGGCGCACAGGCAGCCAACACCATGGAGAGGATCACGACTGCGGCCAGCAGGGGCCACAACACACCTGTTCGGTTCATGGGAATACCCTCCTTGCTTCCCTCGTGAGGGTGGCGCTGGCGCCGTCTCAGAGCGCCCACCACCGCTCACAACGATGGTCACCTACGCTCAAGGACTGCACGAAAGCACGACGAGGCCGGTCAGAGGATGTCCGCGCAACCACCTCCTTTCCCTAATCGGTTGGCGCCGGTCCTGTGGAGGCCCGTACGA is part of the Chloroflexota bacterium genome and encodes:
- a CDS encoding carbohydrate ABC transporter substrate-binding protein, yielding MNRTGVLWPLLAAVVILSMVLAACAPAAPAPAKPAEKPAEVVKKAEKEEVVEIQVTPTPVPELEGEIVVSFQGNDTQTWEALCEAYEQIHPNVDCKVELKPGEGYQEWIRTQFAGGTPKASLVNGNVVADLVNAKKFLDFSAYLDKISPYTGKPWREDFDAGALANMRDPVTGETYMLNLETVQVLWFYNKEAFRKAGILEEVEAVHKTPRNQPTWDQFLGWCDKLREAGYIPVAIEGDFRSFWEMRFGWMARMYADQFTRDEAELVRCQPGDWCFREGIDDKWVYDPTDPHNDDATRITFNIVRKMIALRDHQQRVNGPKWRAQYENFKQFADRCTPPGWIGTTDAYPLFLTQKAAIRLDGAWLLSSFEKDIRSLAEGTYSYSAAEEGAPTPTPSAEDLAATVFEIGSFNNPTMEGPEVDAPARTIEVNIGFWSVPKKDQQQNDLEVDFLMFVTSPEGYGIYLQNRLDPNNPHGGIAGPPVVKNVKLPPELEDRFANLRLIGNTEKDTAGTYRSRGVADYQPTVREWVDLAQQFFTDKITLDEFLDKYQASIDKHYDGILEHLRLTPEDLQDPSKKPANF
- a CDS encoding carbohydrate ABC transporter permease — encoded protein: MAELSEAVLERRGPRLVHARAGAHRRETIGQVIIVALLLFLLFLTLVPIALMITFSLKDNGQIYGRFWSLPNPVRWRNYVEGMTVMWRYIVNTLVSSLTSVAAVVMLASLSGYVFARHRFPFKESIYLIILALLMIPGVLTLIPAFVLVRQLGLVDTRWALILPWTSGGQVFGILLCRSFFATLPQELFDAGRIDGASEFDLYWRVALPLSWPIIVTLGIMHLVGTYNDFIWPLVTITSPQVQVVSVGLTQFTSQYGITDWGPRMAAYTIATIPLVVLFVFGMRYYIRGITSGAIKA
- a CDS encoding PQQ-binding-like beta-propeller repeat protein, encoding MRVIGRLFFLLLILSAACFPGLIWGTTPVWAQPASWETEVGDVVYGVALSADGSVQVVGSRNNQVVAFDSAGKQLWKFHPKGTVWGVAVSGDGAWTAVASEDRRVYLLDAQGQPVWQYRGAFIFLDVAIARDGSLVAAVAEDRNVYAFDRTTGELLWQYALPNIADTVAIYGTGTVRVLAGTRDSQVHLFSSDGVELWRAQLADAVKGVAAVRSGALVVAGTQDGAVTLLNGATADVLWQTQLSDRVNAIAITDDGGLILVGTREGRLYVLNGEDGSVQQTHDMGSAVESVAVSPDGRYFMAGMRAGRAVFQDMATARARFVARQRLLTGVRVGIPLILLGLLVGLIVWIRVTPSGRTFWEVKAAPGRHLAAEMWRSRVSYLFLLPTIALLLVFNYYPAFSGLYHAFTVWKPGVETRWVGLQQFRFLLNDQYFWVGIKNAVILVITGYIKTFTVPLLVAELIFHLRNKTVQYGLRSLFVIPLVVPGVVGILLWVNIYDPNIGLLNQTLRALGLEQLTRVWLGDEKVALWSIIAIGFPWVSPFALLIFYGGLISIPQELFDAVKVDGASTWTRFWRLDLPLLMSQIKLLLILGFIGGIQEFQLIFLTTGGGPGNVTYTPALELYYQAVRFNNFGLASAIGAVLFVVILGGTIINMRYVQSAVEYQA